A window of the Corythoichthys intestinalis isolate RoL2023-P3 chromosome 6, ASM3026506v1, whole genome shotgun sequence genome harbors these coding sequences:
- the LOC130917595 gene encoding uncharacterized protein LOC130917595, with product MASPLPSSSRLFCSVCCMYSEHPGSFVEGSSSCRKCSLVSGLETRVSELEARLCTLETKASPSYSQVVAGPAGRACGSRIASAVSPPASPVQPGEIKDGFVTVRGKRSGKRTTLVHQQLHVSNRFAPLSDTPAEPDTLVIGSSIVRDVKHPAVSVRCYPGARVGDIEGNLRLLKQSRKRFRRIVIHAGGNDARRRQSEVLKLNVASVCELAKSMADTVVFSGPLPNLVNDEMYSRFSSFNRWLSRWCPENDIVFVDNWHAFWGKPGLMRRDGIHPTWDGAALLTRNLAAKLSLPK from the coding sequence ATGGCTAGCCCTCTGCCTTCTTCCTCCCGTCTTTTCTGCTCAGTGTGCTGTATGTATAGCGAGCACCCTGGCTCCTTCGTCGAGGGCAGTAGTAGCTGTAGGAAGTGTAGCTTGGTCTCAGGGTTGGAGACCAGGGTTTCTGAGCTAGAAGCACGGCTCTGCACCCTAGAGACGAAAGCTAGTCCTAGCTATAGCCAGGTAGTGGCAGGGCCCGCAGGTCGTGCTTGCGGTAGTAGGATTGCTAGCGCCGTTAGCCCCCCAGCGAGCCCCGTGCAGCCGGGGGAAATTAAGGACGGATTTGTGACTGTACGGGGGAAGCGCAGTGGTAAACGCACAACCTTAGTGCACCAGCAGCTTCACGTCAGCAATAGGTTTGCCCCCCTCAGCGACACACCGGCTGAACCAGACACTCTCGTAATTGGAAGCTCCATAGTTAGAGACGTGAAGCACCCGGCGGTGTCTGTCAGGTGTTACCCAGGGGCCAGAGTCGGTGACATCGAAGGAAACCTCAGGCTCTTAAAGCAGAGTAGGAAGAGGTTCCGCCGTATCGTGATTCACGCAGGCGGTAACGACGCCCGGCGGAGACAGTCTGAGGTGCTTAAATTAAACGTAGCCTcggtgtgtgaacttgctaagtcgatggcggacactgtagttttctctggtcctctgcctaatttggtcaatgatgagatgtactctagattctcatcatttaaccgctggttgtctagatggtgcccagaaaacgatatagtctttgttgataactggcacgcgttttggggcaagcccgggctcatgcgccgagacggcattcatccgacttgggacggtgctgctctcttaactcgaaatttggccgccaaactaagtctcccaaagtga
- the LOC130917600 gene encoding START domain-containing protein 10-like: MVQSQGPNHCVLTYMAQLDPRGSLPKWVVKKFSHYLAPGAMKSINKACLKYSDWKQRHNPGLKPWLYPEQTTLPSIPLSELSIQHAKSLENIDESSLAETNDRDDSY, encoded by the exons ATGGTCCAGAGCCAGGGGCCCAACCACTGTGTCCTCACATACATGGCGCAGCTAGATCCACGAG GTTCATTACCCAAGTGGGTTGTGAAAAAGTTTTCCCACTACCTTGCACCAGGC GCAATGAAGAGTATTAACAAAGCATGTTTGAAGTATTCCGACTGGAAGCAGAGACACAACCCTGGATTGAAGCCTTGGCTCTACCCAGAACAGACTACATTACCCAGCATCCCACTTTCTGAGCTTAGCATTCAGCATGCCAAGAGCCTGGAAAATATTGATGAGAGCTCCCTGGCTGAGACCAATGACAGGGATGACAGCTACTAA